Proteins from one Nakamurella multipartita DSM 44233 genomic window:
- a CDS encoding ABC transporter permease → MSVDSDLAVPLPTSPRRARNLTPVMWLGIVAIGIAVVSLVRIWTGANNLDSSGAIQAAITAATPIALAGLSGLWSERAGVVNIGIEGMMILGTFGAGYAGYQWGAWAGVAFGVFCGLLGGMLHALVTVTVGVDHIISGVAINILAPGLALYLSRLLFTDAPGGGQRQSPPVPDVGRITLPWLSDWLGEIEDKGWFFVSDLAGILRGMCTNLSLLTVLAVVLIIATGFVLWRTRLGLRLRSCGEAPYAAESLGVNVYWYKYVAVMMSGALAGLAGSFLVVGLKFQDGQTGGRGYIGLAAMIFGNWRPGGMALGASLFGYTDGVQQYDASGSAMRAFLVLVAIALLVVAVLQYRGGHRIVAGVAVVIAALCLWWFAATDELPQQLVKAAPYAITLLVMALASQNLRMPKADGLIYRKGGH, encoded by the coding sequence GTGAGCGTCGACTCGGATCTGGCCGTCCCGCTGCCCACCTCGCCGCGCCGCGCGCGGAACCTGACCCCGGTGATGTGGTTGGGCATCGTCGCGATCGGCATCGCGGTGGTCTCCCTCGTCCGCATCTGGACCGGCGCGAACAACCTGGACTCCTCGGGCGCCATCCAGGCGGCGATCACCGCGGCCACGCCGATCGCGCTGGCCGGCCTGTCCGGGCTGTGGTCCGAACGCGCGGGCGTGGTCAACATCGGCATCGAAGGCATGATGATCCTGGGCACTTTCGGGGCCGGTTACGCCGGCTACCAGTGGGGCGCCTGGGCCGGGGTGGCCTTCGGTGTGTTCTGCGGGTTGCTCGGCGGCATGCTGCACGCCCTGGTCACCGTCACCGTCGGGGTGGACCACATCATCTCCGGCGTCGCCATCAACATCCTGGCCCCCGGTCTGGCCCTGTACCTGTCGCGGTTGCTGTTCACCGACGCCCCCGGCGGCGGCCAGCGGCAGTCGCCCCCGGTGCCCGACGTCGGCCGGATCACCCTGCCCTGGCTGTCCGACTGGCTCGGCGAGATCGAGGACAAGGGTTGGTTCTTCGTCTCCGACCTGGCCGGCATCCTGCGCGGCATGTGCACCAACCTGTCCCTGCTGACCGTGCTGGCGGTGGTGCTGATCATCGCCACCGGCTTCGTGCTCTGGCGGACCCGGTTGGGCCTGCGCCTGCGCTCCTGCGGCGAGGCCCCGTACGCCGCGGAATCGTTGGGCGTCAACGTCTATTGGTACAAGTACGTCGCGGTGATGATGTCCGGTGCGCTGGCCGGCCTGGCCGGTTCGTTCCTGGTGGTCGGCCTGAAGTTCCAGGACGGGCAGACCGGCGGCCGCGGCTACATCGGCCTGGCGGCCATGATCTTCGGCAACTGGCGGCCGGGCGGGATGGCGTTGGGCGCCTCGTTGTTCGGCTACACCGACGGCGTGCAGCAGTACGACGCCAGCGGTTCGGCGATGCGTGCGTTCCTGGTCCTGGTGGCCATCGCCCTGCTGGTCGTGGCGGTGCTGCAGTACCGGGGCGGGCACCGGATCGTCGCCGGCGTGGCCGTGGTGATCGCGGCGCTGTGTCTATGGTGGTTCGCCGCCACCGACGAGCTGCCGCAGCAGCTGGTGAAGGCCGCGCCGTACGCGATCACCCTGCTGGTGATGGCGTTGGCGTCGCAGAACCTGCGGATGCCCAAGGCCGACGGCCTCATCTATCGCAAGGGTGGTCATTGA
- a CDS encoding thymidine phosphorylase, which translates to MSTFAAVDIIRAKRDGQELRTEQIQWVIDAYTRHEVAEEQMSALLMAILLNGMSGAEIAAWTTAMIESGRRMDLSAVPRPTVDKHSTGGVGDKISLPLVPLVAACGAAVPQLSGRGLGHTGGTLDKMESIAGWRATLSPQEMTDQLSTLGAVICAASEDLAPADRKLYALRDVTGTVESIPMIAASIMSKKIAEGTSALVLDVKVGTGAFMKRADHAAELARTMVELGTREGVRTSALLTDMSTPLGVAVGNAIEVAESVEVLAGGGPADVVELTVALARQMVELAGLSVDPADVLASGQAMDCWRAMVSAQGGDPDAPLPTPRFREVVVADEAGVVAELDALPVGLAAWRLGAGRARKEHAVQAAAGVLCLAKPGQTVRIGQPLFELHTNTPDKFPAALADLDGAIRIAPAGTTVHRPALVQDVITAG; encoded by the coding sequence ATGAGCACCTTCGCCGCGGTGGACATCATCCGGGCCAAGCGGGACGGTCAGGAGCTGCGCACCGAGCAGATCCAGTGGGTGATCGACGCCTACACCCGGCACGAGGTGGCCGAGGAGCAGATGTCGGCGCTGCTGATGGCCATCCTGCTCAACGGGATGTCCGGTGCCGAGATCGCCGCCTGGACCACCGCCATGATCGAGTCCGGCCGGCGGATGGACCTGTCCGCCGTGCCCCGGCCGACCGTGGACAAGCACTCCACCGGCGGGGTGGGGGACAAGATCTCCTTGCCGCTGGTCCCGCTGGTCGCCGCGTGCGGGGCGGCCGTGCCGCAGCTGTCCGGCCGCGGGTTGGGCCACACCGGCGGCACCCTGGACAAGATGGAGTCGATCGCCGGGTGGCGGGCCACCCTGTCCCCGCAGGAGATGACCGACCAGCTCAGCACCCTCGGCGCCGTCATCTGCGCCGCGTCGGAGGACCTGGCCCCGGCCGACCGCAAGCTCTACGCGCTGCGGGACGTCACCGGGACCGTCGAATCGATCCCGATGATCGCCGCGTCGATCATGAGCAAGAAGATTGCCGAGGGCACCTCGGCCCTGGTGCTGGACGTCAAGGTCGGCACCGGCGCGTTCATGAAGCGGGCCGACCACGCCGCCGAGCTCGCCCGCACCATGGTCGAACTCGGGACCCGGGAAGGGGTCCGGACCAGCGCGCTGCTCACCGACATGTCCACCCCGCTGGGGGTGGCGGTGGGCAACGCGATCGAGGTCGCCGAATCGGTCGAGGTGCTGGCCGGTGGCGGGCCGGCCGATGTGGTCGAGCTGACGGTCGCACTGGCCCGGCAGATGGTTGAGCTGGCCGGGCTGTCGGTCGACCCGGCCGACGTGCTGGCCTCCGGGCAGGCCATGGACTGCTGGCGGGCGATGGTCAGCGCCCAGGGCGGCGACCCGGACGCGCCGCTGCCCACGCCCCGGTTCCGCGAGGTGGTGGTCGCCGACGAGGCGGGGGTGGTCGCCGAGCTGGACGCGCTGCCCGTCGGCCTGGCCGCCTGGCGGCTGGGTGCCGGCCGGGCCCGCAAGGAGCATGCCGTGCAGGCCGCCGCCGGGGTGCTGTGCCTGGCCAAGCCGGGGCAGACCGTGCGGATCGGCCAGCCGCTGTTCGAGCTGCACACCAACACCCCGGACAAGTTCCCGGCCGCCCTGGCCGACCTGGACGGTGCGATCCGGATCGCCCCCGCGGGCACCACCGTGCACCGGCCCGCGCTCGTCCAGGACGTGATCACCGCCGGCTGA
- a CDS encoding cytidine deaminase, whose protein sequence is MSESSVDWPLLRQAAVEAAQSAYCPYSGLQVGAAALVDDGRIITGCNVENASYGLGLCAECTLVGQLRLSGGGRLVALACRSGEGELLMPCGRCRQVIYEFGGPELEVDGPSGPRPMTAVLPDAFGPEHLPAARTAPEPASARWS, encoded by the coding sequence GTGTCCGAGAGCTCGGTCGACTGGCCGCTGTTGCGCCAGGCCGCCGTCGAAGCCGCCCAGTCGGCCTACTGCCCGTACTCGGGCCTGCAGGTCGGGGCCGCGGCCCTGGTCGACGACGGCCGGATCATCACCGGCTGCAACGTGGAGAACGCCTCCTACGGCCTGGGGCTGTGCGCCGAGTGCACCCTGGTCGGCCAGCTGCGGCTCTCCGGTGGTGGTCGGCTGGTCGCCCTGGCCTGCCGCTCGGGCGAGGGTGAGCTGCTGATGCCGTGCGGCCGCTGCCGGCAGGTGATCTACGAGTTCGGCGGGCCCGAGCTGGAGGTCGACGGCCCGTCCGGGCCGCGGCCGATGACGGCCGTGCTCCCGGACGCCTTCGGCCCCGAGCACCTGCCGGCCGCCCGCACGGCCCCGGAACCCGCGTCCGCCCGCTGGAGTTGA
- a CDS encoding adenosine deaminase — translation MPTALTAETIATAPKVLLHDHLDGGLRPATLIDLAERIGYRELPADTPAALARWFSESAYSGSLERYLETFTHTLAVMQTRESLIRVTSECVQDLAADGVVYAEIRFAPELHTEQGLPLDDVVRAVLDGVAAGTAAAQAAGHRIRATILLTAMRHAARSREIAELCIAFRDQGVAGFDIAGAEAGFPPTRHLDAFEYLRRENAHFTIHAGEGFGLPSIWEALQWCGADRLGHGVRIVDDITLHPGGRVELGRLAAYVRDKRIPLEMAPTSNVQTGAATSIAEHPIGLLASLKFRVTVNTDNRLMSGCSMTSEMTALSEAFGYGWDDLQWFTVNAMKSAFLPFDERLALINEVIKPGYDRLRRG, via the coding sequence ATGCCGACCGCGCTGACCGCCGAGACCATCGCCACCGCACCGAAAGTCCTGCTGCACGATCATCTGGACGGGGGGCTGCGCCCGGCCACGCTCATCGACCTGGCCGAGCGGATCGGCTACCGGGAGCTGCCGGCCGACACCCCGGCCGCGTTGGCCCGCTGGTTCTCCGAGTCGGCCTATTCGGGATCGTTGGAGCGGTACCTGGAGACCTTCACCCACACCCTGGCCGTCATGCAGACCCGGGAGTCGCTGATCCGGGTGACCTCCGAATGCGTGCAGGACCTGGCCGCCGACGGGGTCGTCTACGCCGAGATCCGGTTCGCCCCCGAACTGCACACCGAGCAGGGGCTGCCCCTGGACGACGTGGTCCGGGCCGTGCTGGACGGGGTGGCCGCCGGCACCGCGGCGGCGCAGGCGGCCGGGCACCGGATCCGGGCGACGATCCTGCTGACCGCGATGCGGCACGCGGCCCGTTCCCGGGAGATCGCCGAGCTGTGCATCGCCTTCCGCGACCAGGGGGTCGCCGGCTTCGACATCGCCGGCGCCGAGGCCGGTTTCCCGCCCACCCGGCACCTGGACGCGTTCGAGTACCTGCGCCGGGAGAACGCGCACTTCACCATCCATGCCGGCGAGGGCTTCGGCCTGCCCTCGATCTGGGAGGCGCTGCAGTGGTGTGGCGCCGACCGGTTGGGGCACGGGGTGCGGATCGTCGACGACATCACCCTGCACCCCGGCGGGCGGGTGGAGCTGGGCCGGCTGGCCGCCTACGTCCGGGACAAGCGGATCCCGCTGGAGATGGCGCCGACCTCCAACGTGCAGACCGGTGCGGCCACCTCGATCGCCGAGCACCCGATCGGGCTGCTGGCCTCGCTGAAGTTCCGGGTCACCGTGAACACCGACAACCGGCTGATGTCCGGCTGCAGCATGACCAGCGAGATGACCGCGCTGAGCGAGGCCTTCGGCTACGGCTGGGACGACCTGCAGTGGTTCACGGTCAACGCGATGAAGTCGGCCTTCCTGCCGTTCGACGAGCGGCTGGCCCTGATCAACGAGGTGATCAAGCCCGGCTACGACCGGCTGCGGCGCGGCTGA
- a CDS encoding IS110 family RNA-guided transposase gives MPVIDDDEIAYGRVAGMDISKRDVKVAVRLIENGRVKRLKVRTFATTTPSLLRLRDWLTELDIELVAMESTGVYWKPLFLVLEDQFRCWLLNPRDVKRVPGNKTDVKDAEWIARMAQLGLVTPSFVPDIPVRELRELTRYRSNVVRDRTRAVQRLQDLLESAGIKLSSTVSDITGKSATAMLHAMINDPAGAMSDPRQVADLALVRMRSKLPELTEALTGHFTDHHARLAATMMRQINDLDTLLTDLDQQIDQEIAPFARAVDHLETIPGVSRRAAMIIVSEIGIDMSRFTGTDRLASWAGLSPGNNESAGRHLSTRTRKGNRSLRAVLFQCAKAAARTHSTYLAAKYADLCTRMKPTKALVAISRIILETCHHLIRKDTDYHDLGPTYLNEYRRRDLDKNRIRRARTILETNGYTVTHNDAA, from the coding sequence ATGCCGGTGATCGACGACGACGAGATCGCCTACGGCCGGGTCGCGGGGATGGACATCTCCAAGCGCGATGTCAAGGTCGCGGTCCGGCTGATCGAGAACGGCCGGGTCAAACGACTCAAGGTCCGCACCTTCGCCACGACGACACCATCGCTGCTGCGGCTACGGGACTGGCTGACCGAACTGGACATCGAGCTGGTCGCGATGGAATCGACCGGGGTGTACTGGAAACCATTGTTCCTGGTGCTGGAAGACCAGTTCAGATGCTGGCTACTCAACCCGCGGGACGTCAAACGGGTACCGGGCAACAAGACCGACGTCAAGGACGCCGAATGGATCGCTCGGATGGCTCAGCTCGGGCTCGTCACACCCTCGTTCGTGCCGGACATCCCGGTGCGGGAGCTGCGGGAGTTGACCCGGTACCGCAGCAACGTGGTCCGCGACCGGACCCGCGCCGTGCAACGGCTGCAGGATCTGCTCGAATCCGCCGGGATCAAGCTGTCCAGCACGGTCAGCGACATCACCGGCAAATCGGCCACCGCGATGCTGCACGCGATGATCAACGACCCGGCCGGGGCGATGAGTGATCCCCGCCAGGTCGCGGACCTGGCGCTGGTCCGGATGCGCAGCAAGCTCCCGGAACTGACCGAGGCCCTGACCGGACACTTCACCGACCACCACGCGCGACTGGCCGCCACGATGATGCGACAGATCAACGACCTCGACACGCTCCTCACGGACCTGGACCAACAGATCGACCAGGAGATCGCCCCTTTCGCCCGAGCGGTTGACCACCTCGAGACGATCCCGGGAGTCAGCCGCCGCGCCGCGATGATCATCGTCTCCGAGATCGGGATCGACATGAGCCGGTTCACCGGGACCGACCGGCTGGCCTCGTGGGCCGGGCTCAGCCCCGGGAACAACGAATCAGCCGGACGACACCTCTCGACCCGGACCCGCAAGGGCAACCGGTCACTACGCGCAGTGCTGTTCCAGTGCGCCAAGGCCGCCGCCCGCACCCACAGCACGTACCTGGCCGCGAAGTACGCCGATCTGTGTACCCGGATGAAACCAACCAAAGCCCTGGTCGCGATCTCCAGGATCATCCTGGAGACCTGTCACCACCTGATCCGCAAAGACACCGACTACCACGACCTCGGACCCACCTACCTGAACGAATACCGCCGCCGCGACCTGGACAAGAACCGGATCCGCCGCGCCCGCACCATCCTCGAAACCAACGGCTACACCGTCACCCACAACGACGCCGCATGA